From a single Bryobacter aggregatus MPL3 genomic region:
- a CDS encoding Gfo/Idh/MocA family protein, whose protein sequence is MDNRKPTRRDASLALGAAFTTSIFTGQVKGANDRISVGFIGLGAMGSGNLNYAMKVPGFQPAALCDVYQPHLERAEATARRGGIEIKGTDDFRKILADKSIDAVCISTPDHWHAYMTVEACKAGKDVYVEKPASVYVDEGTKMVAAARKYRRVVQAGTMQRSGGYFKKAAELVKSGVLGKVTFCHTWQAGVTPKEGYGNPADTAEIPPGLNWDMWLGPAPKVPFNANRWGVKAATFPTFRYFWDYAGGAMTDWGVHLIDPLHQCFDEVMPTAINSQGGKLWVNDNRDTPDTLLATFEYPGFLASYESRTANPMLMFGQNAGTSIHGTEATLVVTRSGCWLIPNAKSEVQEQTYEKNEEMRQMNVPHWENWLACIKSREKPTSDIETCVRSSTVCILANLSLRHKTRLDWDEKNWTVKQNEVKQALKAKYRSPWKLEV, encoded by the coding sequence ATGGACAATCGCAAACCTACCCGCAGAGATGCCTCCCTGGCCCTGGGCGCTGCTTTCACCACGTCGATTTTCACGGGCCAAGTGAAGGGTGCCAACGACCGGATCTCGGTTGGCTTCATCGGTCTGGGGGCCATGGGCTCCGGAAACCTGAACTATGCGATGAAGGTGCCAGGTTTTCAGCCTGCCGCGCTTTGCGATGTCTATCAGCCTCATCTGGAGCGTGCCGAGGCTACTGCCCGCCGTGGCGGAATCGAGATCAAAGGAACCGACGACTTCCGTAAGATTCTCGCTGATAAATCGATCGATGCGGTGTGCATTTCTACTCCGGACCACTGGCACGCTTATATGACGGTGGAGGCCTGCAAGGCAGGGAAGGACGTCTATGTCGAAAAGCCTGCCAGTGTGTATGTCGATGAAGGAACCAAGATGGTGGCTGCTGCCCGCAAGTACCGTCGCGTTGTGCAAGCCGGTACGATGCAGCGCTCCGGCGGCTATTTCAAGAAGGCCGCCGAACTGGTGAAGAGTGGAGTTCTCGGAAAGGTCACCTTCTGCCATACCTGGCAGGCGGGCGTCACGCCGAAGGAAGGCTATGGGAACCCTGCCGATACGGCAGAGATCCCACCGGGGCTGAATTGGGACATGTGGCTGGGGCCCGCACCGAAAGTTCCTTTCAATGCGAACCGCTGGGGTGTCAAGGCGGCAACGTTCCCGACCTTCCGCTACTTCTGGGACTATGCGGGCGGTGCGATGACGGACTGGGGCGTGCACCTCATCGACCCGCTCCACCAGTGTTTCGATGAGGTGATGCCGACGGCGATTAATTCGCAAGGCGGCAAGCTTTGGGTCAACGATAACCGTGACACGCCGGATACGCTTTTGGCGACCTTCGAATATCCCGGTTTCCTCGCTAGCTATGAAAGCCGTACCGCGAATCCGATGTTGATGTTCGGACAGAATGCAGGGACCTCGATCCACGGAACGGAAGCGACGTTGGTGGTGACGCGCTCGGGCTGCTGGCTGATTCCAAACGCAAAGTCGGAAGTCCAGGAGCAGACCTACGAGAAGAATGAAGAGATGCGGCAGATGAATGTGCCGCATTGGGAGAACTGGCTTGCCTGCATCAAGAGCCGGGAGAAGCCAACCAGCGATATTGAAACCTGCGTCCGTTCGTCCACGGTTTGCATTCTGGCAAACCTGTCACTCCGTCATAAGACTCGTCTCGACTGGGACGAAAAGAACTGGACGGTCAAGCAGAACGAGGTGAAGCAGGCGCTGAAGGCGAAGTACCGCTCGCCCTGGAAGCTGGAGGTCTAA
- the proC gene encoding pyrroline-5-carboxylate reductase yields the protein MSDLLLEPGRTLGVVGAGVMGTALLKGILDHGLLLPKQAWAATKTEASSIEVAGSLGIRAVPAYESWVPSAGILLIAVKPGQAAKVIEKLKLSGLREDTLLISVLAGVTTETFETLLGRPQPVIRAMPNTPCLVGHGVTVYCGGKGVEARHLAIAERIFHSVGQAREVEEHYFNAITALSGSGPAYMYLVMESLADAGVRVGLPRDLAMTLVAQTMMGSAKMVQETGRHPAALRDDVTTPAGCTIGGLLMLEDGKIRSVLARAVEEATKIVEQLGKSKS from the coding sequence ATGAGTGATTTGTTGTTGGAGCCGGGCCGGACGCTCGGTGTAGTTGGCGCCGGAGTCATGGGAACGGCACTGTTAAAGGGGATTCTCGATCATGGCCTGCTCCTTCCCAAGCAGGCCTGGGCGGCGACAAAGACAGAGGCCAGTTCGATCGAAGTCGCCGGTTCGCTGGGAATACGCGCCGTGCCGGCCTATGAGAGTTGGGTTCCGAGCGCAGGAATTCTGCTGATTGCGGTCAAGCCCGGCCAGGCGGCCAAGGTAATTGAAAAGCTCAAGCTTTCCGGCTTGCGCGAAGACACCTTGCTGATCAGCGTGCTCGCTGGGGTGACCACCGAAACGTTCGAGACCTTGCTCGGAAGGCCACAGCCAGTGATTCGGGCGATGCCCAATACGCCTTGCCTCGTCGGGCATGGCGTAACGGTCTATTGCGGCGGCAAAGGCGTCGAGGCACGGCATCTGGCGATCGCTGAAAGAATTTTTCATAGTGTTGGCCAGGCACGCGAAGTGGAAGAGCATTATTTCAATGCCATTACGGCATTGAGCGGTTCGGGACCCGCTTATATGTATCTGGTGATGGAATCGCTTGCCGATGCCGGCGTCCGGGTCGGACTGCCGCGGGACCTGGCGATGACACTGGTAGCGCAGACAATGATGGGATCCGCAAAGATGGTGCAGGAGACCGGACGCCACCCGGCAGCGCTCCGCGACGATGTCACAACACCCGCAGGCTGCACCATTGGTGGATTACTGATGCTGGAGGATGGCAAGATCCGGAGCGTTCTGGCGCGCGCCGTCGAGGAAGCAACCAAGATTGTGGAGCAACTGGGCAAATCGAAAAGCTAG